GATAATTCTTTAGCCAATGACAGGACAGAATTGGTCTTTGTCGGAGAAGACATCGATGTCATCACCATTGCCTCAAAAAGGGCAGAATCTGTCAAATCTGCTCCTGCAATTGCATCTGTAGAGACTGAGAATAGACTTAAAACTCTCGGCATCCAGACCCTTGGAGAAGCCCTTAGACTCCACTCAGGCTTTTTCACCACAAAACGTGAATGGGGGACCCAACCCTTTCTTAGGGGGATTGAAGAGGGAATTCTGTTTCTATACGATTCCGTGCCTCTAACCTCAGACGCCACCAAAACCATTCATCCATTAGATGAAGACCTCAGTCTCTTTTTTGTAAAAAGGCTGGAACTCATTAAAGGACCTGGGTCTGTCATATGGGGCCCAGACGCATTTGCAGGCATTGTAAATGTAGTACCCAAGAGGGGAAGAGATGTAGAGGGCGTAGATGCCCAGATTGTCACAGGTGTCCCCTTTGGAAAGGCCCAGGTAGATTTCCTTTGGGGGAAAAACAAAGGTCTATGGGAGGCGCTGATTGGATTAAGTGCATCTGTTACCAGACCAAATAACAGGGATTTTACGATTGTACGATTCAGGGAGGCAGGTGACTCAAATCCAGTCCCTCCTGAACAGCGTATTGGCAAAAGCAATATAGACGACTCCAAAAATGTGGAGCTTATTTTCAATTTTACTTGGAAAGATTGGCTTAGCCTCTCTGGCAGATGGTCTGAGATGGAAAAAAACTACGTATTGAGCCAGACCAATAACGACCTTAGCTGGAACGGTCAGAGGAAAAGCCCATTTCGATTCCTAAAATTCGAGGCAAAACATCCATTGACCAACGGCTTCACATTGACAGTGAATGGATACGTCAACGAATTGAAATTTCATCAAAAGGAGATTGACATCTCATGGGAACAAACCAGTAGAGTGTATTATGGTGAAGTGCTATTTGAAAGGGAATTTTCCAAACACCTTGGTCTGATAACCCTAGGGGCAGGCATCAGGAAAAATTTCATCACTGGTGCTGTCATTGGCAAGAGCTTTATACCGGACTTTCTCCAGCCTGAAAATGAGCTATTCATACCAAAAATCGATCAGGAAGATTTCAATACCTCTTTAAAGAGTCTTTTTGTTCAAGTAAGACGTCACTGGTCCAAGATAGATGCATGGGCAGGACTCAGAGTAGACGATCACAATCAGTATAATATCACTTGGTCTCACAACATCGGTCTTTCATACCACCCTTCTTTCTCCTGGTACATGAAATTCCTGTATGGCACAGCATTTAGGACCCCCTACAACCAGCAATTGCTTGGAAGAACAGAACTTGACCCAGAATCTGTGAACAATGTCTCCATAAACTTCCATCTGAGCCCAATGACAATTGGGCAAAGTGACCATACACAATTTGAAGGGGACCTGACCCTTTTTTGGAATAGGCTTCGCCATCATGTTAAGGAAGACCCTTATGCTGGTCTTTCAAATGCAGGTCATGGCGATATCTGGGGAATTGAGATTGGGATGAATCTCAAACCTTCATCTTGGTTCAAATTGTGGACAAACGCCACCTTGCAACACTATACAGGAGATGACGATGCCTTTAAGGTACTAGACTTTGTATTTATTAGATCAGATGGTACTCAGATCCCCCACTACACTCGATGGAATAGCCCCTTTGAAAAAGGACCAGATGTCATGACCCGGTTGGGCATTACCATAGTACCAAAAGACGGAGTTGAACTTTCAACAGTATTGTCATATGACGGTCCATGGTGGGTCACCTATGACAAAGGAAAACTCAGGACTAAGATTGAAGATAAAACCACCGTGGATGTCACCCTCCATACAAAAGGACTGATCCCGCATTCAGATGCCTACATTGCAATCAAGAATCTCTTAGATGAAAGAAATGACGTGCCAGGGATATATAGCACCTATAGATCCCCTGGCATAACTGTATTCCTGGGCCTTGAAACAAGGTTTTAGGTTTAGAAGTCTACAATCTTACTCGCCTTGGTCTGTTCTTTTCTCAAGGCCATGGCGCGACTTAAATCGGCAGATGCACTCTCTTCGTCGCCTATCCTTTCATATAGCTGTCCTCTAAGCATATAGGCTGATGCATAAGATGGATCCAGATCTATAGCCCTTGAAAGGCTCTCGATGGCCTCGTCCAATGCCTCTTGCTGAAACAGAATTGCTCCCTTGTGGTAATGAAATCGAGGATTTTGGGGATTACACTCTATTGCCTTATCAATATCATGCATGGCAGCCTCCTTATCTCCTTTCCTGAGATAGGCTACTGCCCTGGCCTGATAGACCTTTCCCTCGTCGTGATCATGCTCCAATACCTTGGTAAAAATTTCTATTGCCTCATCAAATTCTTCATCCATCAACTTAAATTGTCCATCAGTAAAGAGATCTTCTAGATCATCGCGCATCCCTTCATTCACCTCCTTATATTATTTCCAAACAGGATACTGGACATCCTCCTCTCAGAATAGAGAAAATTATCTTTCCCCAAAAGAATAAATTCTGTCAACAAGTAACTTTTCTGATTGTCAATTTTTCAATGCATTTTCTTTAGACTAAAAGGGCCAGGCGTTGTTACCTGGCCCCAACATTTTAGTCTCGAGACTGTCAATTAGCCTGCGAATGCCTTTTCAAGAGGTGGTACCATCTGTTTCTTTCTGCTCATCACTCCAGGAAGCCATACAGTTCTTCCTTCCAGGGCCTTTCCAAAGGCCTTCTCCACCACACTTGGATCATCTGTAACGGCCATGAGCTCAGTACCCTCTTGCATGATATCTGTAAGCATCAAAAATACACTGTGACGATTTCCTTCTGCCTTCACCTTTTCAAGCTCTGCATAGAGGTCATCCATCATACCCTTCACGAGATCAAGGCTGACTAGTTCAAGCTGGCCGATTCCCACTGCCTTGCCGCTCATATTAAAGTCTTTGTAGTCTCTAAAGATCAAATCTCTTGGAGCGACTCCTTCAACAGCGCTCTTGGCCTTTGCCATTTCCATACCCCAGGCCATCATATCGTCAACGCCTGCTATCTTGGCAAGGGCCTCTGCCGCCTCTTTATCTGCATCTGTGCATGTGGCAGACTTAAAGAGCACAGTATCACTCAAAATTGCAGACAACATAAGGCCTGCAACATTCTGTGGAATGTCTTTTTTATACACGTCTTTATAAAGAGTATAAATTACAGTACCTGTACAGCCTACAGGCATGGCGCAGAAAAATATTGGATTGGGGGTTGTAATATCCCCTATCTTGTGGTGATCCACTACAGCCATTAACTCTCCGCTGTCCCAATTGTCAGGTGCCTGTTTGATGTCGCTGTGGTCTACCAGCATGTACTTTTCGCCACCAACGTCGGTCCTGAGTTCTGGCTCAGAAAATCCAAACTTTTCAAGAACAACCTTTGTCTCTGGGTTGAGTTCACCCTGTCTGCACGGCACAGCGTCCACACCAAGCATCTTTTGAAGTTCTGCAAAGGCGATAGCCGAGGCGACTGAATCGGTGTCCGGGCTCTTGTGCCCTAAGACATAAACTGCCATGATCTGATCCTCCTTTTATTGTAAAATTAATGACTCCCTGTTTCAGACTCCGGGAATCTTCCCCAGTTTCTTATCCAGCTCCGAGCCCCTACAGGAGCACTCGTAAGACTGGCTTTGGTTCTCTTAGACTACAAAAACATGATGTAGCACACCCGCCATTTTTTTCAAGGTAAAAAAAAGCATATTTTGTTTTTTTCTGAATGATGCTTCAATCAACCAATATGGCTGGAAGTTTAAAAGCTAGATGAGTTTTTTTGCCGATTTCCAGCTATCCCTTTGAGGTAATGCGGAGAGAAGATATTGATCTCCTCAGATTCGACCAAAAGATTTTGACGTTAATTTTTATTCTGGAGTAATGGAGATACAGTGATTGTGCCTTGATCGAATTTGAATAATGTTGGACCAAGCTCCTCCTTTATCTCCAGCCTTGCATTTTCAATCCCGATTGTACAGTTTGGATAGACCCTTTCCCATACCTGGATCTTAGATGCCTGGAGCATGCCGAGTCTTTCCTCAATTTGCCTGAGTTCGTAGCGTATTCGCTCTAGTTCATCAATTAAATTCATCAACGCAGATGTCAGGCTTTCCTTCAACACCAATCCTTTGCCCTCAAGCTTTCCTCTGGTCTTTTCAAGCTTAATCAGTTTTGAAAGACCGTCTTTAACCTTGTGAATTTTGTCTGCAGTCTCTTCAACTTGGGCAACCCTTTCTTTATACATTTTATCCAACACCGGATCTCTTCCAGAAAGGACAATGGTTGGAACAAAGGCCTGACTACCCAATACCTTGACTGCAATGCTTCCACCTACCCTAATAGCACCTCCAGCAATTAACCCCTTGCCAGTTACAGCAAATAGGTGACCTTTAGCATTGCATTCTGCATCGAGCATATAGTCTCCTAGCTCAACATCACCACCAACGGTCAAATTGGCATATTCCACAGCTCCACACGCCAGATCCTTGGATACAATAACACGTGTTAGTCCAGCCCTTATGATCCCTCGAACCTTTAGGTTGCCACCCACAGTCACCTGTGCCTCATCCTCGATGTTACCACCGACCTCGAGATCCCCTTCTGTTCTCACCTCCATGCTTCCCATTATGGATTGCCTAATTATGAGTCTCTCGCCCCAAAATACTATATTACCCGTGGAAAGATCTACTGAACCAGGTATTTCCCATTCCTTTAGTACAGTAATGGTCCCGTCTTTTAAGACTTCGAATTTGCCTGGCCAAATCGCCAATAACTCTCTGTCGTCTGAAGAGACTTCTACACCTTCACCTATCTTAAAGATTGGCCATCTTCCTGGTTCAGGCGGCACTTCTTCACCAAATATGTTGATTCCAGGGGTTCCAGTAGTAGGTGGCCTCTTCCTCGCAACCACTTGGCCTTTTTTGACATTTATTATTGTCAAATTGGTCCTGTCATCTCTATAAATCCCCTCTAATATTTCATAGTCATCGTCCTTGAACGGATATACTTCTATTGATCCATCTTCTCCGTTAACAGGATAGGTCCCACGAGCAACAATCCATCTGTCATCTTCAGGTTGAGGGAATTCCAAGATCCCATGTTTTATGTCATATTCAGCGAGTATTTCCTTTATTCTGCTAGTCCACCCAATATCGGGCTCCTGCTCAAAAACTACGTAGGCCTCCATAAAATCCTTTGAGACCTTCAATTTTGCTTTGCCTTCAAATATTGATATACCTTTTACGAGATCTTCCCTTGACATCCTTTGATCCCACTTTTTTATTCTATCGACTGTTAATGTTTAATTCATTAATTGAACCAAAAAAAATCTATAAGAAGGGGGAATTATGAAATTTTTCATTGATACTGCGAACCTTGATGAAATAAAAAAAGCAAAGGAATGGGGACTTGTCGATGGTGTAACCACAAATCCAAGCCTCATTGCAAAAGAAAATGTCTCCTTTAAAGAACGAATAAAGGAAATCTGTGAACTTGTAAACGGACCAGTTAGCGCTGAGGTAGTAAGCACTGATGCTCAAGGCATGATAGAAGAAGCACGCGAACTCAGTTCCCTGGCTGACAACGTCGTAATAAAAATCCCAATGACAATGGAAGGCATAAAGGCCACCAAAACCCTTTCTCAAGAAGGTATCCGCACAAATGTTACCCTCATCTTCTCACCACTTCAGGCCCTACTGGCAGCCAAGGCCGGTGCAACCTACGTTAGCCCGTTCGTAGGAAGGCTCGATGACATATCTCATGACGGTATGGCACTAATAGAACAGGTGGTTCAGATATTCGATAATTATGGCTTCGACACAGAAATTATCGTAGCCAGTATCAGAAATCCGATCCACGTACTCGATGCTGCAATAATGGGCGCCGATATTGCCACTATACCATTTAAGGTCATTAGCCAGCTCGCCAAACATCCACTCACGGATATAGGGCTAGAGAAATTTTTAAAGGATTGGGAAAAGGTTCCCGAAAAATAAGGTAGGATGCCCAAACTGTGTTGGATCTTTTTGGTCGCCCTATACGGTACGTTTCTAACTGTTGATACCCAAGCTCAGCTTTTCTTCTACAGGGATTCGGATGGGGTGCTACACATTTCAAATGTGGCGCCCCAAACCCCATTCCATACTAACCTCGATTATATAGAGGAAGCTGCTTATTCCTTTGACATTGACCCACTCCTCCTTAGGGCCC
The Dissulfuribacter thermophilus genome window above contains:
- a CDS encoding TonB-dependent receptor plug domain-containing protein, translating into MTNMKQGISITFVINFIMILVHVFGVDNSLANDRTELVFVGEDIDVITIASKRAESVKSAPAIASVETENRLKTLGIQTLGEALRLHSGFFTTKREWGTQPFLRGIEEGILFLYDSVPLTSDATKTIHPLDEDLSLFFVKRLELIKGPGSVIWGPDAFAGIVNVVPKRGRDVEGVDAQIVTGVPFGKAQVDFLWGKNKGLWEALIGLSASVTRPNNRDFTIVRFREAGDSNPVPPEQRIGKSNIDDSKNVELIFNFTWKDWLSLSGRWSEMEKNYVLSQTNNDLSWNGQRKSPFRFLKFEAKHPLTNGFTLTVNGYVNELKFHQKEIDISWEQTSRVYYGEVLFEREFSKHLGLITLGAGIRKNFITGAVIGKSFIPDFLQPENELFIPKIDQEDFNTSLKSLFVQVRRHWSKIDAWAGLRVDDHNQYNITWSHNIGLSYHPSFSWYMKFLYGTAFRTPYNQQLLGRTELDPESVNNVSINFHLSPMTIGQSDHTQFEGDLTLFWNRLRHHVKEDPYAGLSNAGHGDIWGIEIGMNLKPSSWFKLWTNATLQHYTGDDDAFKVLDFVFIRSDGTQIPHYTRWNSPFEKGPDVMTRLGITIVPKDGVELSTVLSYDGPWWVTYDKGKLRTKIEDKTTVDVTLHTKGLIPHSDAYIAIKNLLDERNDVPGIYSTYRSPGITVFLGLETRF
- a CDS encoding tetratricopeptide repeat protein; the protein is MRDDLEDLFTDGQFKLMDEEFDEAIEIFTKVLEHDHDEGKVYQARAVAYLRKGDKEAAMHDIDKAIECNPQNPRFHYHKGAILFQQEALDEAIESLSRAIDLDPSYASAYMLRGQLYERIGDEESASADLSRAMALRKEQTKASKIVDF
- a CDS encoding manganese-dependent inorganic pyrophosphatase, whose protein sequence is MAVYVLGHKSPDTDSVASAIAFAELQKMLGVDAVPCRQGELNPETKVVLEKFGFSEPELRTDVGGEKYMLVDHSDIKQAPDNWDSGELMAVVDHHKIGDITTPNPIFFCAMPVGCTGTVIYTLYKDVYKKDIPQNVAGLMLSAILSDTVLFKSATCTDADKEAAEALAKIAGVDDMMAWGMEMAKAKSAVEGVAPRDLIFRDYKDFNMSGKAVGIGQLELVSLDLVKGMMDDLYAELEKVKAEGNRHSVFLMLTDIMQEGTELMAVTDDPSVVEKAFGKALEGRTVWLPGVMSRKKQMVPPLEKAFAG
- a CDS encoding DUF342 domain-containing protein codes for the protein MSREDLVKGISIFEGKAKLKVSKDFMEAYVVFEQEPDIGWTSRIKEILAEYDIKHGILEFPQPEDDRWIVARGTYPVNGEDGSIEVYPFKDDDYEILEGIYRDDRTNLTIINVKKGQVVARKRPPTTGTPGINIFGEEVPPEPGRWPIFKIGEGVEVSSDDRELLAIWPGKFEVLKDGTITVLKEWEIPGSVDLSTGNIVFWGERLIIRQSIMGSMEVRTEGDLEVGGNIEDEAQVTVGGNLKVRGIIRAGLTRVIVSKDLACGAVEYANLTVGGDVELGDYMLDAECNAKGHLFAVTGKGLIAGGAIRVGGSIAVKVLGSQAFVPTIVLSGRDPVLDKMYKERVAQVEETADKIHKVKDGLSKLIKLEKTRGKLEGKGLVLKESLTSALMNLIDELERIRYELRQIEERLGMLQASKIQVWERVYPNCTIGIENARLEIKEELGPTLFKFDQGTITVSPLLQNKN
- the fsa gene encoding fructose-6-phosphate aldolase, with protein sequence MKFFIDTANLDEIKKAKEWGLVDGVTTNPSLIAKENVSFKERIKEICELVNGPVSAEVVSTDAQGMIEEARELSSLADNVVIKIPMTMEGIKATKTLSQEGIRTNVTLIFSPLQALLAAKAGATYVSPFVGRLDDISHDGMALIEQVVQIFDNYGFDTEIIVASIRNPIHVLDAAIMGADIATIPFKVISQLAKHPLTDIGLEKFLKDWEKVPEK